The Papio anubis isolate 15944 chromosome 1, Panubis1.0, whole genome shotgun sequence genome window below encodes:
- the SERBP1 gene encoding plasminogen activator inhibitor 1 RNA-binding protein isoform X1, whose protein sequence is MPGHLQEGFGCVVTNRFDQLFDDESDPFEVLKAAENKKKEAGGGGVGGPGAKSAAQAAAQTNSNAAGKQLRKESQKDRKNPLPPSVGVVDKKEETQPPVALKKEGIRRVGRRPDQQLQGEGKIIDRRPERRPPRERRFEKPIEEKGEGGEFSVDRPIIDRPIRGRGGLGRGRGGRGRGMGRGDGFDSRGKREFDRHSGSDRSSFSHYSGLKHEDKRGGSGSHNWGTVKDELTESPKYIQKQISYNYSDLDQSNVTEETPEGEEHHPVADTENKENEVEEVKEEGPKEMTLDEWKAIQNKDRAKVEFNIRKPNEGADGQWKKGFVLHKSKSEEAHAEDSVMDHHFRKPANDITSQLEINFGDLGRPGRGGRGGRGGRGRGGRPNRGSRTDKSSASAPDVDDPEAFPALA, encoded by the exons ATGCCTGGGCACTTACAGGAAGGCTTCGGCTGCGTGGTCACCAACCGATTCGACCAGTTATTTGACGACGAATCGGACCCCTTCGAGGTGCTGAAGGCAGCggagaacaagaaaaaagaagccgGCGGGGGCGGCGTTGGGGGCCCCGGGGCCAAGAGCGCAGCTCAGGCCGCGGCCCAGACCAACTCCAACGCGGCAGGCAAACAGCTGCGCAAGGAGTCCCAGAAAGACCGCAAGAACCCGCTGCCCCCCAGCGTTGGCGTGGTTGACAAGAAAGAGGAGACGCAGCCGCCCGTGGCGCTTAAGAAAGAAG GAATAAGACGAGTTGGAAGAAGACCTGATCAACAACTTCAGGGTGAAGGGAAAATAATTGATAGAAGACCAGAAAGGCGACCACCTCGTGAACGAAGATTCGAAAAGCCAATTGAAGAAAAGGGTGAAGGAGGCGAATTTTCAGTTGATCg ACCGATTATTGACCGACCTATTCGAGGTCGTGGTGGTCTTGGAAGAGGTCGAGGGGGCCGTGGACGTGGAATGGGCCGAGGAGATGGATTTGATTCTCGTGGCAAACGTGAATTTGATAGGCATAGTGGAAGTGATAGATC TTCTTTTTCACATTACAGTGGCCTGAAGCACGAGGACAAACGTGGAGGTAGCGGATCTCACAACTGGGGAACTGTCAAAGACGAATTAAC agAGTCTCCCAAATACATTCAGAAACAAATATCTTATAATTACAGTGACTTGGATCAATCAAATGTGACTGAGGAAACACCTGAAGGTGAAGAACATCATCCAGTGGCAGACACTGAAAATAA GGAGAATGAAGTTGAAGAGGTAAAAGAGGAGGGTCCAAAAGAGATGACTTTGGATGAGTGGAAGGCTATTCAAAATAAGGACCGGGCAAAAGTAGAATTTAATATCCGAAAACCAAATGAAGGTGCTGATGGGCAGTGGAAGAAGGGATTTGTTCTTCATAAATCAAAGAGTGAAGAG GCTCATGCTGAAGATTCGGTTATGGACCATCATTTCCGGAAGCCAGCAAATGATATAACGTCTCAGCTGGAGATCAATTTTGGAGACCTTGGCCGCCCAGGACGTGGTGGCAGGGGAGGACGAGGTGGACGTGGGCGTGGTGGGCGCCCAAACCGTGGCAGCAGGACCGACAAG
- the SERBP1 gene encoding plasminogen activator inhibitor 1 RNA-binding protein isoform X2 — MPGHLQEGFGCVVTNRFDQLFDDESDPFEVLKAAENKKKEAGGGGVGGPGAKSAAQAAAQTNSNAAGKQLRKESQKDRKNPLPPSVGVVDKKEETQPPVALKKEGIRRVGRRPDQQLQGEGKIIDRRPERRPPRERRFEKPIEEKGEGGEFSVDRPIIDRPIRGRGGLGRGRGGRGRGMGRGDGFDSRGKREFDRHSGSDRSGLKHEDKRGGSGSHNWGTVKDELTESPKYIQKQISYNYSDLDQSNVTEETPEGEEHHPVADTENKENEVEEVKEEGPKEMTLDEWKAIQNKDRAKVEFNIRKPNEGADGQWKKGFVLHKSKSEEAHAEDSVMDHHFRKPANDITSQLEINFGDLGRPGRGGRGGRGGRGRGGRPNRGSRTDKSSASAPDVDDPEAFPALA; from the exons ATGCCTGGGCACTTACAGGAAGGCTTCGGCTGCGTGGTCACCAACCGATTCGACCAGTTATTTGACGACGAATCGGACCCCTTCGAGGTGCTGAAGGCAGCggagaacaagaaaaaagaagccgGCGGGGGCGGCGTTGGGGGCCCCGGGGCCAAGAGCGCAGCTCAGGCCGCGGCCCAGACCAACTCCAACGCGGCAGGCAAACAGCTGCGCAAGGAGTCCCAGAAAGACCGCAAGAACCCGCTGCCCCCCAGCGTTGGCGTGGTTGACAAGAAAGAGGAGACGCAGCCGCCCGTGGCGCTTAAGAAAGAAG GAATAAGACGAGTTGGAAGAAGACCTGATCAACAACTTCAGGGTGAAGGGAAAATAATTGATAGAAGACCAGAAAGGCGACCACCTCGTGAACGAAGATTCGAAAAGCCAATTGAAGAAAAGGGTGAAGGAGGCGAATTTTCAGTTGATCg ACCGATTATTGACCGACCTATTCGAGGTCGTGGTGGTCTTGGAAGAGGTCGAGGGGGCCGTGGACGTGGAATGGGCCGAGGAGATGGATTTGATTCTCGTGGCAAACGTGAATTTGATAGGCATAGTGGAAGTGATAGATC TGGCCTGAAGCACGAGGACAAACGTGGAGGTAGCGGATCTCACAACTGGGGAACTGTCAAAGACGAATTAAC agAGTCTCCCAAATACATTCAGAAACAAATATCTTATAATTACAGTGACTTGGATCAATCAAATGTGACTGAGGAAACACCTGAAGGTGAAGAACATCATCCAGTGGCAGACACTGAAAATAA GGAGAATGAAGTTGAAGAGGTAAAAGAGGAGGGTCCAAAAGAGATGACTTTGGATGAGTGGAAGGCTATTCAAAATAAGGACCGGGCAAAAGTAGAATTTAATATCCGAAAACCAAATGAAGGTGCTGATGGGCAGTGGAAGAAGGGATTTGTTCTTCATAAATCAAAGAGTGAAGAG GCTCATGCTGAAGATTCGGTTATGGACCATCATTTCCGGAAGCCAGCAAATGATATAACGTCTCAGCTGGAGATCAATTTTGGAGACCTTGGCCGCCCAGGACGTGGTGGCAGGGGAGGACGAGGTGGACGTGGGCGTGGTGGGCGCCCAAACCGTGGCAGCAGGACCGACAAG
- the SERBP1 gene encoding plasminogen activator inhibitor 1 RNA-binding protein isoform X4, translated as MPGHLQEGFGCVVTNRFDQLFDDESDPFEVLKAAENKKKEAGGGGVGGPGAKSAAQAAAQTNSNAAGKQLRKESQKDRKNPLPPSVGVVDKKEETQPPVALKKEGIRRVGRRPDQQLQGEGKIIDRRPERRPPRERRFEKPIEEKGEGGEFSVDRPIIDRPIRGRGGLGRGRGGRGRGMGRGDGFDSRGKREFDRHSGSDRSGLKHEDKRGGSGSHNWGTVKDELTDLDQSNVTEETPEGEEHHPVADTENKENEVEEVKEEGPKEMTLDEWKAIQNKDRAKVEFNIRKPNEGADGQWKKGFVLHKSKSEEAHAEDSVMDHHFRKPANDITSQLEINFGDLGRPGRGGRGGRGGRGRGGRPNRGSRTDKSSASAPDVDDPEAFPALA; from the exons ATGCCTGGGCACTTACAGGAAGGCTTCGGCTGCGTGGTCACCAACCGATTCGACCAGTTATTTGACGACGAATCGGACCCCTTCGAGGTGCTGAAGGCAGCggagaacaagaaaaaagaagccgGCGGGGGCGGCGTTGGGGGCCCCGGGGCCAAGAGCGCAGCTCAGGCCGCGGCCCAGACCAACTCCAACGCGGCAGGCAAACAGCTGCGCAAGGAGTCCCAGAAAGACCGCAAGAACCCGCTGCCCCCCAGCGTTGGCGTGGTTGACAAGAAAGAGGAGACGCAGCCGCCCGTGGCGCTTAAGAAAGAAG GAATAAGACGAGTTGGAAGAAGACCTGATCAACAACTTCAGGGTGAAGGGAAAATAATTGATAGAAGACCAGAAAGGCGACCACCTCGTGAACGAAGATTCGAAAAGCCAATTGAAGAAAAGGGTGAAGGAGGCGAATTTTCAGTTGATCg ACCGATTATTGACCGACCTATTCGAGGTCGTGGTGGTCTTGGAAGAGGTCGAGGGGGCCGTGGACGTGGAATGGGCCGAGGAGATGGATTTGATTCTCGTGGCAAACGTGAATTTGATAGGCATAGTGGAAGTGATAGATC TGGCCTGAAGCACGAGGACAAACGTGGAGGTAGCGGATCTCACAACTGGGGAACTGTCAAAGACGAATTAAC TGACTTGGATCAATCAAATGTGACTGAGGAAACACCTGAAGGTGAAGAACATCATCCAGTGGCAGACACTGAAAATAA GGAGAATGAAGTTGAAGAGGTAAAAGAGGAGGGTCCAAAAGAGATGACTTTGGATGAGTGGAAGGCTATTCAAAATAAGGACCGGGCAAAAGTAGAATTTAATATCCGAAAACCAAATGAAGGTGCTGATGGGCAGTGGAAGAAGGGATTTGTTCTTCATAAATCAAAGAGTGAAGAG GCTCATGCTGAAGATTCGGTTATGGACCATCATTTCCGGAAGCCAGCAAATGATATAACGTCTCAGCTGGAGATCAATTTTGGAGACCTTGGCCGCCCAGGACGTGGTGGCAGGGGAGGACGAGGTGGACGTGGGCGTGGTGGGCGCCCAAACCGTGGCAGCAGGACCGACAAG
- the SERBP1 gene encoding plasminogen activator inhibitor 1 RNA-binding protein isoform X3, translated as MPGHLQEGFGCVVTNRFDQLFDDESDPFEVLKAAENKKKEAGGGGVGGPGAKSAAQAAAQTNSNAAGKQLRKESQKDRKNPLPPSVGVVDKKEETQPPVALKKEGIRRVGRRPDQQLQGEGKIIDRRPERRPPRERRFEKPIEEKGEGGEFSVDRPIIDRPIRGRGGLGRGRGGRGRGMGRGDGFDSRGKREFDRHSGSDRSSFSHYSGLKHEDKRGGSGSHNWGTVKDELTDLDQSNVTEETPEGEEHHPVADTENKENEVEEVKEEGPKEMTLDEWKAIQNKDRAKVEFNIRKPNEGADGQWKKGFVLHKSKSEEAHAEDSVMDHHFRKPANDITSQLEINFGDLGRPGRGGRGGRGGRGRGGRPNRGSRTDKSSASAPDVDDPEAFPALA; from the exons ATGCCTGGGCACTTACAGGAAGGCTTCGGCTGCGTGGTCACCAACCGATTCGACCAGTTATTTGACGACGAATCGGACCCCTTCGAGGTGCTGAAGGCAGCggagaacaagaaaaaagaagccgGCGGGGGCGGCGTTGGGGGCCCCGGGGCCAAGAGCGCAGCTCAGGCCGCGGCCCAGACCAACTCCAACGCGGCAGGCAAACAGCTGCGCAAGGAGTCCCAGAAAGACCGCAAGAACCCGCTGCCCCCCAGCGTTGGCGTGGTTGACAAGAAAGAGGAGACGCAGCCGCCCGTGGCGCTTAAGAAAGAAG GAATAAGACGAGTTGGAAGAAGACCTGATCAACAACTTCAGGGTGAAGGGAAAATAATTGATAGAAGACCAGAAAGGCGACCACCTCGTGAACGAAGATTCGAAAAGCCAATTGAAGAAAAGGGTGAAGGAGGCGAATTTTCAGTTGATCg ACCGATTATTGACCGACCTATTCGAGGTCGTGGTGGTCTTGGAAGAGGTCGAGGGGGCCGTGGACGTGGAATGGGCCGAGGAGATGGATTTGATTCTCGTGGCAAACGTGAATTTGATAGGCATAGTGGAAGTGATAGATC TTCTTTTTCACATTACAGTGGCCTGAAGCACGAGGACAAACGTGGAGGTAGCGGATCTCACAACTGGGGAACTGTCAAAGACGAATTAAC TGACTTGGATCAATCAAATGTGACTGAGGAAACACCTGAAGGTGAAGAACATCATCCAGTGGCAGACACTGAAAATAA GGAGAATGAAGTTGAAGAGGTAAAAGAGGAGGGTCCAAAAGAGATGACTTTGGATGAGTGGAAGGCTATTCAAAATAAGGACCGGGCAAAAGTAGAATTTAATATCCGAAAACCAAATGAAGGTGCTGATGGGCAGTGGAAGAAGGGATTTGTTCTTCATAAATCAAAGAGTGAAGAG GCTCATGCTGAAGATTCGGTTATGGACCATCATTTCCGGAAGCCAGCAAATGATATAACGTCTCAGCTGGAGATCAATTTTGGAGACCTTGGCCGCCCAGGACGTGGTGGCAGGGGAGGACGAGGTGGACGTGGGCGTGGTGGGCGCCCAAACCGTGGCAGCAGGACCGACAAG